A genome region from Cerasicoccus sp. TK19100 includes the following:
- the obgE gene encoding GTPase ObgE, producing MFVDEVTVKLKAGDGGNGCLSFRREKYEPMGGPNGGNGGRGGNVVLVGDENTADLVDYKFMPHAKAQNGEPGRGSDQHGAWGDDKRLRLPLGTQVFDVVSGLMVCELLEHEQEVTLLNGGRGGLGNLVFKSSVNQAPRKITPGKPGEEGEYRFVLKTIADCGLVGFPNAGKSSIMGIMTKNQPKVGHYAFTTINPSVGVVLYPDTYERLTIADIPGLIEGAHENRGLGHRFLRHVERCRILLFMLDMSGEEGRDPLDDYAQLCHELELYEEELAERDRILIANKMDEETSAENLKRLRAAYPDLKICPISCLSEEGIPELREALYDAVIRSAATE from the coding sequence ATGTTCGTCGACGAAGTCACAGTAAAACTCAAGGCGGGAGATGGCGGCAACGGCTGCCTGAGCTTCCGGCGGGAGAAGTATGAGCCCATGGGTGGCCCCAACGGGGGTAACGGCGGACGCGGGGGTAACGTCGTGCTCGTGGGGGATGAGAACACCGCGGATTTGGTCGACTACAAATTCATGCCGCACGCCAAGGCGCAAAATGGCGAGCCGGGCCGTGGCTCGGATCAACACGGAGCCTGGGGTGATGACAAGCGCTTGCGCTTGCCACTGGGCACACAGGTGTTCGATGTGGTCAGCGGCTTGATGGTCTGCGAGCTCCTTGAGCACGAGCAGGAGGTGACGTTGCTCAACGGTGGCCGGGGTGGCCTGGGCAATCTGGTCTTCAAATCCTCGGTTAACCAGGCACCGCGCAAAATTACGCCCGGTAAGCCCGGAGAGGAAGGCGAATACCGTTTTGTGCTCAAGACTATCGCCGATTGCGGGTTGGTGGGATTCCCTAATGCCGGCAAGTCGTCGATCATGGGCATCATGACCAAAAATCAGCCCAAGGTCGGTCATTATGCCTTTACCACGATCAATCCGAGCGTTGGCGTGGTGCTTTATCCTGATACCTACGAACGACTTACAATTGCCGATATCCCCGGGCTGATTGAGGGCGCTCATGAAAACCGTGGCCTGGGCCACCGTTTTCTGCGGCACGTTGAGCGATGCCGAATCCTGCTTTTCATGCTGGATATGTCGGGTGAGGAGGGGCGCGATCCGCTGGATGACTACGCTCAGCTGTGCCACGAACTGGAGCTGTATGAAGAGGAGCTCGCGGAACGCGACCGTATCTTGATCGCTAACAAGATGGACGAAGAAACTTCGGCAGAGAATTTAAAACGTCTGCGCGCTGCCTACCCGGATTTGAAAATTTGCCCAATTTCCTGCCTGAGCGAAGAAGGCATTCCGGAACTGCGCGAGGCGCTCTACGATGCGGTTATCCGCAGTGCCGCCACGGAGTAA
- a CDS encoding polysaccharide biosynthesis/export family protein has protein sequence MNRFTCLCFLAITCFFATFAQAQNTAEAKNRGLIGSNYTLQPLDIVQMTVYKEPELEQQVRVSQEGTVILPLVGEVQVGGMTITNATRLITDLYNRDYLVNPQVTLLLISYTERRAYVHGQVNRPGPVIIPPEETMTLSQVISAAGSTTRLASDTIRVTRTESNGKKTVYELEFDEILEDPDAKDIIIMDGDSIYVPERII, from the coding sequence ATGAACCGTTTTACCTGTCTTTGTTTTTTGGCTATAACATGCTTTTTCGCGACCTTTGCTCAGGCACAAAACACTGCTGAAGCGAAGAACCGCGGGCTCATTGGTTCGAATTACACGTTGCAGCCGTTGGATATCGTCCAGATGACGGTTTACAAAGAGCCGGAGTTAGAGCAGCAGGTTCGTGTTAGTCAGGAAGGCACAGTGATATTACCCTTGGTCGGAGAAGTGCAGGTGGGCGGTATGACCATTACCAATGCAACTCGATTGATCACTGATTTGTACAATCGAGATTATTTGGTGAATCCTCAGGTGACTCTTCTTCTCATATCCTACACCGAGCGCCGAGCTTATGTGCATGGACAAGTGAACCGACCCGGTCCGGTCATTATTCCACCTGAAGAAACAATGACGCTTTCACAGGTCATTAGTGCCGCAGGTAGCACTACACGTCTAGCCAGTGACACCATTCGCGTTACAAGGACAGAATCTAACGGTAAGAAGACCGTTTATGAACTGGAGTTCGATGAGATTCTGGAAGATCCAGACGCCAAAGATATCATTATTATGGATGGCGATTCTATTTATGTGCCAGAGCGCATCATCTAG
- a CDS encoding GumC family protein encodes MSDDDKRNVSNESAGSYGGYQGYGSYGNYGGGYYYGYGYNYGGYGGNEQGPSRSIKDYLVILRERIWYLVVTFFIIFTATLLYTFNVTEEYVSTATIQVLRDDPKILQDDMDVLDNSIRGIEDFQTQVSILQSGSLISAVADRIKDEDRAIFMAPYKDQFSLSGPLSLEEVLAKNLSISPLRMTWIVAVSYMHPDASMAAKVANYFADEYINYNVKLNIETSMRAVEDLRNRAEHQRQKVEEIREEINEYRKRFKRLGFSPEENAGFEAQELLSLKAAVIEDQRMLSMAERHWTLVQEYQESGRPLWDIPFISDMPRISELLSQQSQQNITVASLKKRYRDKHPSMIEAVRAVEETTKELDKAVASAIEKTRISYEQAKKQFETASNRLAEKELDMMDLGEIAVKYNSMTDELEVNNSLYQAMMARYQTEMAQVALVTANARIIDKAAPSSKPAKPKIFLNLVIGVFGGIVCGASLVFLIAILDDRIKSAYDIENAVGLPLIGIIPRIKRLNSPEKAQAVASNAERRVTEAFRAIHSALKLNEASKKAKIILTTSTSPSEGKSFVSTNLAITFAIHGERTLILDGDLRMPNVAKSMNLEDRTDGVVKYFAGECSLDDAIITELYPNLDVLPAGTKAKNPTQILNSPDFEALLATLSERYDRIFIDTPPIAVVSDVLTVLPFADGIIYVIKFNAVKRKTAKSNLRRIIESNTPVFGAILNQISVNVASYYYANYYDKSYAGYYGHDEDGDSLDVPIKRTSKARSEDGQALPRS; translated from the coding sequence ATGAGCGACGACGATAAGCGTAACGTTTCAAATGAGTCTGCCGGAAGTTACGGCGGTTATCAGGGGTATGGTTCCTATGGAAACTACGGCGGTGGCTACTATTATGGTTATGGCTATAATTACGGTGGCTACGGCGGTAATGAACAAGGTCCTTCGCGTTCGATCAAAGATTATCTGGTTATTCTGCGTGAGCGTATCTGGTATCTTGTTGTCACGTTTTTTATTATTTTTACCGCTACGTTGCTCTATACGTTCAACGTAACAGAGGAATATGTGTCGACCGCCACTATCCAAGTGTTGCGCGATGATCCAAAGATTCTTCAAGATGACATGGATGTCTTGGATAACTCAATTCGTGGGATTGAAGACTTTCAGACTCAAGTTAGCATTTTGCAGAGTGGCTCGCTAATTAGTGCGGTAGCAGATCGCATTAAGGATGAAGATCGTGCGATCTTCATGGCACCTTACAAGGACCAGTTTAGCCTTTCGGGACCGCTATCACTAGAAGAGGTTCTAGCAAAAAACTTGTCTATAAGTCCGTTACGCATGACGTGGATTGTTGCAGTCTCATACATGCACCCGGATGCATCCATGGCTGCGAAGGTAGCTAATTACTTTGCGGATGAATACATAAATTATAATGTTAAACTTAACATTGAAACCTCGATGCGTGCGGTGGAAGATTTGCGCAATCGGGCAGAGCATCAACGACAAAAAGTCGAGGAGATACGTGAGGAGATCAATGAGTATCGTAAAAGGTTTAAACGGCTAGGATTTTCTCCTGAGGAAAATGCTGGGTTTGAAGCCCAGGAGTTGCTTTCTCTCAAAGCTGCAGTGATCGAAGATCAGCGAATGCTTTCAATGGCTGAGCGTCATTGGACATTGGTTCAAGAGTATCAGGAATCTGGCAGACCATTATGGGACATTCCTTTTATTTCTGACATGCCGAGAATATCGGAACTCCTTTCCCAGCAATCACAACAGAACATCACGGTTGCCTCATTGAAGAAGCGTTACCGCGATAAGCACCCTAGCATGATAGAGGCTGTGCGCGCTGTGGAAGAGACCACGAAGGAATTGGATAAGGCTGTGGCCTCGGCGATTGAGAAAACGCGCATTTCTTATGAACAGGCCAAGAAGCAATTTGAAACAGCTAGCAATCGCTTGGCGGAAAAAGAGCTGGATATGATGGATCTTGGCGAAATCGCTGTGAAATACAACTCGATGACTGATGAGCTCGAAGTTAATAACTCGCTTTACCAAGCGATGATGGCCCGCTACCAAACCGAAATGGCGCAAGTGGCTTTGGTTACTGCTAATGCCCGCATTATCGATAAGGCTGCACCCTCCAGTAAGCCGGCCAAGCCCAAAATCTTTCTCAATCTGGTGATCGGGGTTTTCGGGGGCATCGTCTGCGGTGCTAGCCTCGTGTTCCTCATCGCAATCCTGGACGACCGGATTAAGAGCGCCTACGACATTGAGAACGCCGTTGGACTGCCGTTGATTGGCATTATTCCTCGCATCAAGCGCCTAAACTCTCCGGAAAAAGCACAAGCCGTGGCCTCCAATGCTGAGCGTCGGGTCACTGAGGCATTCCGGGCTATTCACTCAGCGCTGAAGTTGAATGAGGCCAGTAAGAAGGCGAAGATTATTCTAACCACTTCGACTTCACCGTCCGAAGGTAAGTCCTTTGTGTCGACGAACTTGGCCATCACATTTGCGATCCATGGTGAGCGCACGCTGATTTTGGATGGTGACTTGCGCATGCCGAATGTGGCCAAGTCGATGAATCTTGAGGATCGCACGGATGGCGTCGTGAAATATTTTGCCGGTGAGTGCTCACTGGATGACGCGATCATCACGGAGCTTTATCCCAACCTTGACGTATTACCTGCCGGCACCAAGGCAAAGAATCCCACGCAGATTCTTAACAGCCCGGACTTCGAGGCCCTGCTTGCCACTTTGAGTGAGCGTTATGACCGTATCTTCATCGATACGCCGCCGATCGCGGTGGTCAGTGACGTGCTTACGGTTCTGCCATTCGCTGACGGCATCATTTACGTCATCAAGTTTAATGCGGTTAAGCGCAAGACTGCCAAGTCGAACCTGCGCCGCATCATTGAGTCCAACACTCCAGTCTTTGGCGCGATCCTTAACCAGATCAGTGTCAACGTGGCCTCTTACTATTACGCCAATTATTACGACAAGTCGTATGCTGGCTATTATGGCCATGATGAAGACGGTGATTCGTTGGACGTGCCGATCAAGCGAACCAGCAAGGCGCGATCTGAGGACGGGCAAGCGCTTCCCCGCAGTTAA
- a CDS encoding L-threonylcarbamoyladenylate synthase gives MDAALPAFISGSEAGIQQAAQLLQSGHCVAVPTETVYGLAGDAMNEAAVRQIFAIKSRPFIDPLIVHLHDFDQLHDLTQLNESQLTAARRLDEAFWPGPLTLVLPKHERVHDLVTANRDSVAIRRPAHPIMRKLLEASKLYLAAPSANPFGYISPTTAQHVRDSLNERCPHILDGGPCESGLESTIVDLREPERPILLRPGPIGKEMIESVLGVEVSLPAPTSDSSLAPGMLERHYSPTTRLLLHPAGQLPSVSEVEARIYLKRPPFSDGKHDYWLSESGELPEVAKNLFSLLRTLDALEGIQAIHCEQPPPGPGIANAIRDRLGRASKR, from the coding sequence ATGGACGCAGCCCTCCCAGCATTCATCTCCGGCAGCGAGGCCGGGATCCAGCAAGCGGCCCAGCTACTACAGTCCGGCCATTGCGTCGCCGTACCTACCGAAACCGTATATGGCCTGGCGGGAGATGCCATGAATGAGGCTGCCGTTCGCCAAATTTTCGCCATTAAGAGCCGGCCATTCATTGATCCGCTGATCGTGCACCTCCACGATTTCGACCAGCTGCACGACCTGACACAGCTCAATGAGTCTCAACTGACCGCCGCCCGACGCCTAGATGAAGCGTTCTGGCCTGGTCCATTGACTTTGGTATTGCCCAAGCATGAGCGCGTACACGACTTGGTCACCGCCAATCGCGACAGCGTAGCCATCCGCCGCCCGGCGCACCCCATCATGCGCAAGCTCTTGGAGGCCAGTAAATTATACCTCGCCGCGCCAAGCGCAAATCCCTTTGGCTACATCAGCCCGACCACCGCTCAACACGTTCGTGATTCACTGAATGAACGCTGCCCGCATATTCTCGATGGTGGCCCTTGCGAAAGTGGCCTAGAATCAACCATTGTCGATTTACGCGAACCAGAAAGACCCATCCTACTCCGCCCAGGACCGATCGGCAAAGAGATGATTGAATCCGTGCTCGGCGTTGAAGTATCGCTCCCTGCCCCAACCAGCGATAGCAGCCTGGCCCCTGGCATGTTGGAGCGGCACTACAGCCCGACGACGCGTCTACTGCTTCATCCCGCCGGCCAATTGCCGAGCGTGAGTGAGGTAGAAGCTCGTATTTACCTTAAGCGCCCGCCATTTTCCGACGGTAAGCATGACTACTGGCTAAGTGAATCCGGCGAACTGCCTGAAGTTGCCAAAAATCTCTTTAGCCTATTGCGCACCTTGGATGCACTCGAAGGTATTCAGGCGATTCATTGCGAGCAGCCTCCGCCCGGCCCCGGAATCGCTAACGCGATCCGGGATCGACTAGGCCGCGCCAGCAAACGCTAA
- the rpsR gene encoding 30S ribosomal protein S18, with product MSEEAKKQSRTPLDFDFNDVEQLSRYVTDTGKILPRRITGLTALQQRRVTKAIKRARNMLLMK from the coding sequence ATGAGCGAAGAAGCAAAAAAGCAAAGCCGCACGCCGCTGGATTTCGATTTCAATGATGTCGAACAACTTTCCCGTTATGTCACTGACACGGGTAAGATTCTTCCACGTCGTATTACTGGACTCACCGCCCTTCAGCAGCGCCGCGTCACCAAGGCCATCAAGCGCGCGCGCAACATGCTTCTGATGAAGTAA
- a CDS encoding YhbY family RNA-binding protein has protein sequence MLNSAEKKHLRGVAQRLAAGVHVGKQGLTDTLIAELDQLLKRDELVKVKFVLDREGIKTAIADIEQRTDSECVGSVGKTAAFYRPKAD, from the coding sequence ATGCTCAATTCCGCAGAAAAGAAACACCTCCGTGGCGTCGCCCAACGACTGGCTGCCGGCGTCCATGTCGGCAAGCAGGGCCTGACCGACACCCTTATCGCCGAGCTGGATCAACTGCTCAAGCGCGACGAGCTGGTGAAGGTGAAGTTCGTCCTCGACCGCGAGGGCATCAAGACCGCCATCGCGGATATCGAGCAACGCACGGACAGCGAGTGCGTGGGCAGTGTCGGCAAGACCGCGGCATTTTACCGGCCCAAGGCCGACTAA